A window from Trueperaceae bacterium encodes these proteins:
- a CDS encoding GAF domain-containing protein: MSEGNDGANDGVNDAGTAVAVDYAALTRAIEALWAGERDPVANLANLSAAVMDAHPALNWAGIYVRRGDELVVGPFQGKPACVRIAYGRGVCGTAWAEDATQVVADVHAFPGHIACDPASRSEIVVPMRDASGVLRAVLDLDSDRPATFGEADRVGLEALVATLAPQLDWDALG, from the coding sequence GTGTCGGAGGGCAACGACGGGGCGAACGACGGAGTGAACGACGCGGGGACCGCGGTGGCGGTCGACTACGCGGCCCTCACCCGGGCGATCGAGGCGTTGTGGGCGGGGGAGCGCGACCCCGTAGCGAACCTCGCGAACCTGAGCGCCGCGGTGATGGACGCCCACCCGGCCCTCAACTGGGCGGGGATCTACGTCCGGCGGGGCGACGAACTGGTGGTGGGGCCGTTCCAGGGCAAACCGGCGTGCGTCCGGATCGCCTACGGGCGCGGCGTGTGCGGCACCGCCTGGGCGGAGGACGCCACCCAGGTCGTCGCGGACGTCCACGCCTTCCCGGGGCACATCGCCTGCGATCCCGCCTCGCGTTCGGAGATCGTGGTGCCCATGCGCGACGCGTCGGGGGTGCTGCGCGCGGTGTTGGACCTCGACAGCGACCGGCCGGCGACCTTCGGTGAGGCCGACCGCGTCGGCCTCGAGGCGCTGGTGGCGACCCTCGCGCCGCAGCTCGATTGGGACGCGCTCGGCTGA